The Anaerolineae bacterium genomic interval CCTTTTCGCGGGCCACAATCCCAAAAATGAAGCTTCGCGTCACCTCCTCGAAAAGCTAGGTTTTCGTTACAGTCATGATGAGTACTATGCGCCAACGGGCCTCAATCACCCCTCGTACATGATGACTGCGGACGAATATGACCAGTTAAAGAATTCAGATTAGTGTTTAACGCCGCATAAGCAGTCTCTCGCAGCGGGCAGCTGATTGCTGCGGCTGAAGAGCATCGTTATGCCTCTATGATAAAACTTGACAAGACGTACGCAATGACGTACTTTCTGGGTATACAAATTAAACTACGTCAGAGGTAAATCATGCTGGCACTAACAGCCACTGAAGCAAGATCAAAGCTTTATAGGCTTATTGACGAAGCAGCGTCTTCCCACGAACCAATTATCATAAAGGGTAAGCGCGCCAATGCTGTGCTTATCTCAGAGGATGACTGGCGCTCCATACAGGAAACGATCTATCTTCTGAATATCCCTGGTATGCGGGAA includes:
- a CDS encoding GNAT family protein codes for the protein LFAGHNPKNEASRHLLEKLGFRYSHDEYYAPTGLNHPSYMMTADEYDQLKNSD
- a CDS encoding type II toxin-antitoxin system Phd/YefM family antitoxin — its product is MLALTATEARSKLYRLIDEAASSHEPIIIKGKRANAVLISEDDWRSIQETIYLLNIPGMRESIREGLATPIEECTQELDW